In Mustela lutreola isolate mMusLut2 chromosome 4, mMusLut2.pri, whole genome shotgun sequence, the genomic stretch GTGCTGGGTGTGGAGGTACTTTGGGCCAGAAGGAGGCCTGAGTGAAAGGAGACTCACATCGAGCCCTCGCTTTGTGTCAGGCATTCCGAACAGAGTGGCTCATGGGATCCTAACGATGCTGGGAGAGTGGTGAGCCCCTGTTCTGCAGGTGAGCAAACAGGTTCAGAGGGCGACGCCCCCGGTCACAGAGCTGGAACTGGAGCTGGAGCTTGCGGTCTGTCAAATTCTAGGACCGTGCTTACTCTACCCTAGAACTAAGAATTCTTCTCTCAAAGCCTAGAAGCAGGTGCGGGGCGGCTGGCCTGGCTAGAAAGAGCAGCCCCTCCCTGTGGAAGGGCCCTTGGCTCAGTTCAGGCATCAAGGGGGAAATCTGCCATCAGAGGCCACTGGGGCCCAGAATCTGGTCCTAGCTCCCTACCAGTTGGCTTCCTGTCCCTTCCCTATTCTGAGCCTCAAGGAGAATGCCCCCAAGCTTCCTTCCTGCAATCAACAGCCAGAGTCCAAAATACCCATTTCTCAAACCCCGCTGCACCCAGGGCCGCGCCTAGGGCTTCCGCCAGTGGCCGTAATGAGAGGTTCCAGAAGAGCAGCCAGCTCAGTGCGGACACATTCATTTGGAAAATCACCACCCAGCTCGGAAACAAGTTTCTCAAGTGGCGGCGAGCGGCTCCTCCCCACCTTGGTCCAGGTGCCACAGGGCAGAGCAGCTCAGAAACCCAGAAGAGCCAGAAGCCACAGCAGGAAATCCAGCCCCCGCCACCCTTTGTGTGGTGCCCTGGAAGCACGGTTTCTGGCTTTCCAAAGTGACCTGGTGAGCTTGCAAAGGACAGCTTCACCTCCAGGAAAATGCATTTCAATTACTGAACACAAAAGCTTCCGAACATCAAGGCTATGTTTTAAAAGGCCCTTTGACTTTTATATGTGATGGCTCACAATGACTAGAGCTGTCATAACACTATAAATCCACGTCATCGGTAGAGGCTTTAGCTCCTATGGACCTCTGAATCCTGTAACAAGCTCCTTTTGAGCCCAGCAAGGTTATACAAGACGGACGTGTAGCTGCAGACAGGCCAAACCGCCGGAAATGACCCTTCCCCAGTGGCAGCCCCCCTCTTTCTGCGGGGGCTCTCACTATTTCATTTAGGGACCATGGCTGTGTCTTCCCTTTGCTTAATTGCCAGGATgcttataaatacatacatttgaaATTAGAAAGGTACCATTTTTATTATACACCGACCATATGCCAGGCACCATAGCGGATGCTTTGGAAACATTCCAAGCGTACCCTAATTCCAACCCTAATACagagtgtttttggttttttggggggttttcccattttacagttatGAAGCCGTTCATCCAAGGCTGCTGAGCCAGTAAGATACTGGTGGGGTATGAACGGGTCTGTCTTACTCTACTGTCTCCTGGTTGGGGAGAATTTTGCTCCAAgtcatgggggtgcctgagcTCTGCTGGGCTCTGCCACAGCCCAACACTTctcaaaaagaagtttaaaataatCTAAACTAAGTAATACAAATGCAAACCCAGAAGGATCTTGGTGGAGAGGGGGATCTGTTGTCCTGGTTTTATCTACTAAGAGACCTATGCTTGaatccttccccccaacccctttccTTAATTTACTCAGCTGTGACCATCCTCGAAACCTTATTCTTAAACTCGAAAACACGGTGTCACAGCTGGTAATTTtagaaggaggagaggagagagggaagaagtggAGAGCGAGCGTGGGAGGAAGGTTAAGGATGACTCTAGCGCGGCTCTCAGGCCCGGCGGGGACTTCCTCGGCACAACACCCCGcacctccctctgttctctccctctcctgacctCCTCCAACTTTTCAAGCCAGCTGTCCTTCATGGTTTAGCTTAGGTCTGCACTAGGACCCCAAGTATCTGGAAATAATTTAGTCCTCTCAAAATGCACTACGCATTGGAAAGGATAGCTTTCCAACCATCTccccaaatggaaaagaaaaagaccactGTAAACAAATATTCAGCAAAAGCAAGCTTGCGGATATCCAAGACAGGTCCGGCACTACAGCCCTCACCATCCATGGTGTGGCATCAGAATATTCAAGTCTAGATTTTCCATTCACAAGGAAGAGAGTCATATATGTACAAAGTTGAAATCTACTCAAGTACTTTCTGTAGaacaatctaaaaataaattgagGCCGCCTGCAGGCCCCCGGCTCTTCCAGAGGCAGAGACCACACAGTGGTAGAAATCAACACCTGCTTCCCAGAACTGGGCGCGCATATACCCGTCAGGTGTGGGGGACGACAAAGCCACAGGATACCCAGAGCGTATCCACCAGAAGTGCCAAGTGGGCTTCAAAATTGGGGAAATAAAGCAGTAAACGTACTTGTGCTCCTAAACATCTTACATGTATATGAGATTGGGTTCTCATACTATCCTGTCACCGAGGTAGAAAAGAGACATTTCTAAGATACTGAACCTGATCCATGGTATCAGCTCTATTCAGGTCAACAGAATCTTCAAAattcaataaattcaacaaatgcACGTCACCTGATAACCAAGAAGAGACTAGaaactttggttttggtttgttttgctctTCCTGGGGCAACTCCATACAATATAGTATGGTACGCAACGAAAGATATTCATAAGGTTTTATAATAAAACACCATCTCACAAACTTCCAATTGAAGCAAATCACTGTGAGCTACCCAGGAGGGGTAAGAAAGAATTCACTCCCCTCAGTCATTAAGATATTTTCCCAGACGAAGAATTCAGCACGAGGAAAGGAAGCAGCCGGGTTGGAACCTTGCCTCGAGGAGAACAGTCTCCACAGGAGGGGACATGGCGGCCATTCAGGTCACAGCACGAGAACAGGCCACACCACAGAAAGGTACCGGGGAACAGCCAGTCAGCTCTAGAATGTGCCAGAATTGTGCTGGAACCGATGATCTCAGCCCTCGCAGCAATCCCATGAAGCAGGGACAGTTGTcctccccattctacagatgggaaaactgaggttaCAGATGTAATTAACGGGCAGAGCTGTGGTGTGAATCTGGGGCCCCTGCTTTGAAATTTATCCCCACCCAGCTCTTGGCAGCGTCTACCCGTTGTGTGGCCTCTTAACTGACCCCAGGCCACTGCTGAATTTCACCTTCACAGACAACACCTGCTCTTCCCCAGGATGTGTGCCCCCTGGCCTGGGCTGAACTCTCTCTGAGGCCCGCCCAGGTCCACTACACAGCTCCCTTGTGGCCGAAGGATTCACCAGAGGGCCTAAGCCTCCTCCCTGCAAGGCCAGAAGTGTTTCCAACGTTTATGTTTAACTTGTAGGAATAAGGGTGCTAGGCAGAGAGATGTGGGCATTTGGGGCCCCCATGGGAAGGCTTGGACCTCATTGTTGACAGGTGTCAGAGCTCTGGGAGGGGCGGTGGTGTCCAGTCGAGCAGCCCCTCACCACTTGTGGCTATTGACTACTTGGAATGTGACTGATCCAAATCATGCACCACGGCTATAAAATACACACCAGCTTTCAAAGACTTCGTATGAAAACAAGAAGGTAGAATTTCAAATTAATCATCTTTATATCAATTACTCATTAAAATCTTAATATTTGTGATATACTGGGTGGAATAGAATATGttattgaaattaatattacCCGTTCCTGTTTAGTTTTGAGTGTGGCTTGTAGAAAACTTCAGCTCACATACGCGGCTCGCGTCCTATTTCTGTTGGACGGAGCTGGTCTCTATCTTCGGGGAGACCTCTGATGGTCTACCGAGCCTAAGTTGGAATCTGTGGCCACTTATTTGCCCGGATGTCGCTGCCCCCGTAATTCCTCCAGAGGGAGGGGAGTTGAAGGTCACCCCACTTggcaggctggggcagagggtcCATTCAGAATTCTTTCTGGAAATCCTCAGCCAGTGCGACGGGGGCAGGCATTTTTCCCAAGAGCCCAAAGGACAGGAAAGGCCAGCCCTCCTCTGTCAAGGACCAGGGCAGTGAATGTTCTGGAGCCAAATGATCTAACCAGAAGTCGACTGTGAGTCACACATGCAAACCACAAATGCCAAagtcacatatgtaattttaaaagttttggtaGCCACATTAGAAATAGGGGAAAGAAACATGTGAATcagaatttaataatatattctcaCCCAATATacctgaaatattattttaacatgtaCCAGCATAAAAACTATGAATGAtgtgttttatgttcttttttttttttttttccatacgaAGTCTTCACCCCCCGGGATGTATTTTGCACTCACAGCACCCTAGCAGGAGACGAGTGGCTGCCAAATTGAGAGAGTCTAAGAGTCTACCCCTTAGCAGACCCTCCTGCATCAGGGCGAAGGGAACCCACCAAAATGTCCGCTGCTCAATGAAGTGCTAAGTCAGACACCTTCAGCCACGAAGACAGGCTTGCAGAGTTCTGatggcaaagggaaagagcaCTGTGCAGATATTTAAACAGAGAAAACAGTGGCTGAAAATACACATCATAAATACCAGTCATCATTAGGTGGTGAGGTTGTGGCCTTTTCTCTCGTTCCttatacttttctatttcttacagAGTTCtaataataatttagaaattatgatttaaaatgtttaagcaggggcgcctgggtggctcagtgggttaagcctttgccttcggctcagggtcctgagattaagcctggcatccggctctctgctcagcagggagcctgcttcccttcctctctctctctctgactgcctctcagcctacttgtgatctctctctctctgtcaaataagtaaataaaatctttaaaaaaaaaaaaaaaaagatttcctaaaacaaacaaacaaacaaataaataaataaaacgttcaAGCAATTAGAACGGTCAGCCCTGAACCGTTTCTTGAACGACTATACATACGTCTGGCCCCAAGTACTCCAAGAAGGGGTAACACCTCCAGGGACGTTGGGAGGGGGGTTCATATCTTAtcggggggagggagaggatttTCCTATGAGATATTTGTCCTGGGTGAACTGGGAGCATCACAGAGACAGACCAGCAAGGGCCGTGGGAGGACTCTGGTGCTACATCAGCAACAGAGACAAGTGTCCCTGTCCCTTACTCCTGCCCCTGCCTGGCCAGCACGCGCCTGCATCTCGCTGGCCCAGAGTTACAGGAGGCGCCCTGGtcagggcagagaggcagccgggggtggggggaagcgcTCAGACTCGAAAAACAGGTGATCGCACATTCTTTCCGCGTGCACACACTATGAATCAAATCGTTTCTAACGTGCCTACAGCTGTTCAGTAGGATACACTGGGCTGCCCCAGGTACTCATTTAAAGTCCAGCCCTGCTctactcacatacacacacacacacgcatacacacacacacacacacacacgcacgcacacacactcactcacacacacacacgcacagagcaCCAGAACAGCCAGATGTCTAACTAAGGATATTCACAATATCTCCCTTTCCCGTCTCAGCAGCTGCTTTTCTACAATCCTCGGTGGCATTTCACTTGGGAGAGACGTGGGAGGCATACTTCACACACGTGTGAGGGTCCGGCGTTCACGGTTACGTCTGTCGTTTGTCCCCTGTTCTCGAGATCTCTCTGGAGTGTGGCTGGGGTTGGTGAGACGACATTCCTGCTCCAGAGACTCAATCAGGGCTGAACCCATTTGCCTCAAATTCGTGCTTGCCTAGCGCTGGGGGTTAGCATGTGATGTCCAaggggtacagggtttctttggggggagggggatgacaAGGTTCTAAAGTTGATAGTAGGGATGTTTGCTCAACTCTGAGAAGCCATGGAATTGTACAGTTTAAATGAATGAActatatggtatgtgaattacatctcaataaggctgtttggttttgttttaaggtaATAAGCTCAGACGTGAAATTCACTCCATCCCGAGGATAACAGTGGAGCTTTCTGTCACCTTGGGCACTGCTTTCCCTGTATAAAGAATGGGAAAGGCTCTTTGCTCCTTGCTTATGTAAAGACTCGTGTGTGAACAGaactctcctctgcctctcctcgtGTCTTCCGAAGAAGGCCTCATAGTTCTGCAAAGGCTGACCCCTTTTCACTGACCTTTCTGCTCCTCCCACGCTTCTGGCCGTGTCCGGGATGACCTCGTCTGGGGCATCTGGAGCTTCCTTCTCGGGAATGGAAGTTAAGGTGGATAGGCCAGGCCTGGGGCTGCTTCTGGGACAATACATAGACATAGATGGTAAGAAGGGGATTTCTCTCCACATGTGACTAAAACAGTCCATCTCCCAATTCAAGCTTTAAGGTGCCACTACCCcaaaatgcatagaaaaaaaaaaatcaccttccaGCAGTCAATGGCTTTGGGATGCTCTTGGATCATCGGGGCCTCTCCGTGTAAATAAATCCAGATTCAAAAGCAAAGGGGTCCAGAAAAACCTGTGATTGACTCTGACCTACACCCCTAGAGCGTGGCCAGCTAGTACACACTTCACTCTTTTCAGACAGTTTGAGTGAGATGAACTCAAGAAGGCAGAGCAAACAGGGCTCTGTTTGGGACCAACACACAGCTTCCCACTTCCGCCCAATTCTCTCACCTTTTTCAGAATCTTAGCACATCCAGAAGTTGCAAGCAGGTAAATTTAAACCATTAAGCATAGAAAACCTATCTTTTTAAAGCACCACCCATCTATTTGATTGACTCTTAAAAACTGGGATTCACTTTTGACACTGGCCCCACATCCCCCTGGAAGTTTGTTATTTTCTGTACCTTTCGGCCTGGAGCACTCCCGGAGCCAGGGTTTGGGGTCTCGGGTCCCGATCCTTGTCAGGTTCCGGCGGTGAAGAGACGTGCACCTTCCCGCCCCCAACAGGAGTTGGGGGCTGGGGCCCGGGCTGCTCCTTAGCCGGCAGGTGCCCGGCCGGGCTGGCCCCCGGCAGAGTGGCGGCATCCTCCGAGCCTGGGGCCCCAACAGAGCAGCCTGCGTCCCCGTGAGCAGCACCAGAGAACATCCTTGTTGTACCTGTCTCGGGCAGGTCCCCAGCCACACGTGTCGCGGTCTCAGCTGTGCTCGAAGTGACGTCACCGTCTGCTTCCCCAGCAGCTCCTGCCCCCAAGCCAGGCTCCAGGGGCGTGGCTGTTACTTCTACAGCCTCTGGCTCAGGAGCACCCGGCTCACCCAGGGCACCACCTCCACACCTCTGCTCACTCCCAGGGGCGGCAGGGGTCCCGGATGCACAGACGGCCTCGGCCACAGTTGAAACCCCACTGTGGGGAGAAGATGCTCCCAGGACAGAGGTGAACAATGGCACGTCACTCGGACCCCTTGTGTGAGCACAGCCCCAGGCACCATCCTCCCCGGGTTGACCGTCCTGGGAGTATATTCCAGGAGGAATTCTGCCTTCTGGAACTGAGGCCCCTTCTTGGTGGCTCTGGGGCTCCCCCTGGAAGTCCGCAGCTTTTCCCCCAGGAGTCTCCAGAACGGCGGTGGGCAGGGAAGCACCTGAGGCTCGTTCTCGCGGGACCCCAGCCTGCTGGGAGGGGGCCTGGCCTGCACGCCCCGGCCCGGCCTCCCCAGCCCCATCTGGCTTCTCACCGTCCTGCACCATCGGTGGGACAATGGTCATTTCCTTTCCCACACCGGCACCTGGCAGGCTCGGCTCAGAGGCTGGCGCTGCCGAGCCCGGCAGCCTTTCCGGAGCAGGATCCTGGGGGACCAGAGAGGGGAGCTGAGCCTCTGTAGGCAActcttgcttcttttcctttgtgtCCACCCCGAGTCCAGAAGGAACGGCAAGGAGAGGGGCGATGGCCGCTCCTTGAGCCCCACCGGGAGTCTTCTCTGGGCATGGCCCGGTGAGGTCCTCGCCCTTCAGGCTCCCCTCGGCTCCTGCCTTTTCTCCCGCTGTGCTCTGGGGCCGATCGGTGGTCAGGACTCTGAGCACAGACTTCTCAAAGATCTTGGTGATGTGCTCCCTGAAGTCAGGGAACCCCGTGATCATGCCGATCTGCTTGGAGCTTGCTTCCACACCGCCTGACGCACCTCTCCGTGGATCTTCGGGAGGGTCTACCATCCCCTCTCCACTGCCCTCCGGCTCCCTTGCTGCCCCACCTGCCAACCTCTCCTTGCTGATGGGGTGCACTGGCATCCCGCCAGGCCGGGTGTCTGCACCCGGAGctcttgcctcctcctcctcccctgtcaTCTGCTTACTCTCCATCAGAAGGGGCGCCCTGTCCAGGTAGGGGATGGAGCCCGCGGGTCCCTCAACATTTCCAGCTTTGGGGCTTCCACTGCCCGCTTGCACCACAGAGACCTCCACACTGGCTGCTCCTGGTTGTGAGGGAGAGGTGAGCAAGCCGGCAGAAAGCTTCATGGAGGTGGCTTGTCTCGAGGCCAGAAGGGGCTCTTCAATGGGACGAGGGCCTGCGCCTTTCCCAGCAGCACCATCGATGTGCAGGTAAGGAGTGTCTGGAGCGGCCTCTTCTGGTGGCCCAGGTGGCAAGGGTCTCTTTGGGTCGGGGACAGCCTGGGCTGCAGAAATATCCACCTTGCTCCCGGGCATCCCCCCCACTTCTTCGGCTGGCAGCCAGGCATCCTGGCAGCTGGCTGAGAGCTGCACTGCTCGGCTTGGCTCACTCGGGGCAAAAGTAGAATCTTCCTTCCCAGGGGAGGCGCGCTGCTCAGTGTGGAGGGAGCCGCCACTCAGAGCAACTTCTGTGGGCCCCTCCAGAGCCCGCTGCACCCCCAGCTCCCCTCGCTCAGCATTCCCACCAGTCTCGGCAGCCCCACAGTCCGCACCTTGATCCTTGGCCACTGGGAAACTTCCCAGGAGCTTCGGGGCCTCGGCATCCGAGGCGGTGGGGAGCTCCATTTCCTTCTGCAGGGCCGGCACAGGTTGCTGCCCGCCTCCCTGCGTTTCCCCACACGCCTCTGTGTCTGGGGCATCCTGGCTGGGTGTGACTCTAAGGCTGGCGGGCGCCGGGGCTGGCGGGCCCTGAGCTGCATCCAGGAGGGCGACTGAGTCAGGCCCACAAGGTGGGGTCACCTCTGTGTTCCCACTTGCCTTCTCTGTCTTACCCAACCCCTGGAGCGGGGGCTGAGCGTCAGTGGCTTGAGAAAGTTCTGCATCCCTGAGACATGCTTCTTCATGCCGGCCGCCGGCTTGCGACACACCTGCCCATTCCTGCTGGGGCTTGTTGGGCCCCTGCTGTGCACAGCGACTCTCCTCTCCGCTCAGGTGACCTTCGAGAGGAGAGTCCTTGGAGGCATCTGCAGCAGGTGGCGAGACTCCGGAAGGCAGGCCGCCACGGCACGCTCCCTCCCGCTCATCCTGCCCTGGCTCTGACGACGCCGGTCCTACTGTTGCTGACAGCTCTGGTGCTTCTGTCGCTGCACTCCCCGGAACCACACCCCTGGGAGCCAAACCTGGAGCAGCAGCCAGACCGCCTTCGGGGAGCTCCCCTTGAAGGTCCAGTCCGGAAACTTGTTCCTCTCTGCCATGGATGGACAAGCACACGTCCTCCAGAGGTCCCACAGGGAGGAGGGTTGGAGAAGCATCTGTGTCCAGGTTCTTAAAGCCTCGACTGCCTGCATAAGTCTCTTGCTCATTTTCACACTGCTGGGGCTTCTCCCTGAGCATGTCAGACACGGATGCTTCTGGTTCTGATTGCAATGGCTGGAGAAGGTTCTCAGAAGATACTCGGGGCCCCTCAGAAGCAGCTACTTGTGGCCAGCTGTCACAGGACGGGTTTCCCTGCTGATCTCGCTCCTGGCTGAGCACTGAAAGCCCACCATCCACTGCCAGATTCTCCCCCTCGAGGGGATGTGGCCCATCAGCATGGACTTCCTGACCAGCTGCCTCACGTCCCAGCCCACAAGGTTGGCCTGAGGGTGTCAGCAAGCCCTCCCCGGCACAGCTGCTGGGCCTCCATGCCGACGGGCAGCTCCTCATCTTTGTGTCAGATGGGCTCTCCGCCTCCTGGGCTTTGGGGATGACCTCTGCCGCAGAAGTTAACAGGAAGTCTGATTTCTCCGATTCTAAAGCAGGAAGAGCGTCCATTCTTTCCAATCCCCCCACATCCCGAAGGGGGTCGGGACACTGGGTCTGCAATCCCAGCACCTCCCAGACAGCTTCTTTGGGAAGAATGTGTTCACCAGTTCCATCCGGCCCGGGGGGCAGGGCGAGCTCCTTCTCTGGTCGCTTGGGCAGTGAGCCAGAGGCCTGGACCACATGGGCTTCCCCCATCATCCCACAGGTCACCGAGCTCCTCACTGCATCTGCGGGTGGAGAGCCAGACCTATTGGTGTGCCCGGGACCCTCCCTCCTGGGTGGCTGTGCTGAATCGGTGCTGGGATGCACGTTGCTCTCCACATCAGGGCTTAGCTTCGAAACCTCGTCTTTTTCTACCTCTGGGCTGGGCTTGCAGCCTAAGGCCCCGGGTTGCTCCTCCCATGGCTTCTCAGGATCTCTACCATCAAGTGGCTCTGGGACTTCTTCCTGTCCCCTAGAGTTGGCCCTGGGTAGTCTGCTCTCCTCCTCAGCTATAGCTGGGCTTTCAGGGGCCATGGCTTCATCCTTTGGCCCTAGTGTGCTTCTCGCCTTTTCATCTGATACACTGGTTGGGCCGGGGGGCAGTACTCCTTGTTGGACTTTCTGGTCCCTCACTGAGACCTCTCCACTGTCCTCCTGGGGCAAAGGggcagtgccttctccacagttCCCTCCTAGACCCTCTCCCTCACTTCTGAGATCAGATTTGAGCTTCTCCCGTCCTGCCAACCCTGCATCTGCTAACTTTTTGGCCAGATTCGTAAGAACTGGCATCTCTGCCCCGGAAACCATCTCCTCGGTCAACCAGCTGGATTCTTCTGCAGCGGCAGAGGCCTGAGCAGTTGGTGATGCAGCGGAGCCCGAAGCTGGATGCTTGTCCTCCGTTGGTGCAGGTggggcaggctctgtgctcgtgAGCAAAGCCCCTCGGGGCTGGCTGtctgctgctgcagggttggctGCACCGGGCTCACTTCCTGGGCCCCCTGCCTGCAAGTGACCCCGAGCATCGCAGGCCTCCCCGTTCTCCTTCCCAGAGCCCCTGGCTCCAGGCACCGGAGTGCAGCTCTGTGAATCCCAGGGCGGCTCGACGTGTGCCAGAAGTGCTCCCATTTGCTGCTGGCAGTTTTCCCGGGAACTTGTGTCATCTTCCTGGGCAGCCCCTGCAGGGCTCCTCATGGGATGGCAGGCCCCGGGCAATCCTGAGCCATCAGCAGAAGCCCGAGGTGGCACCTCCCCTTGGCATTTGTCCCTGTCCAAGGCTCTGGGGGCTGGCTCTGGTAGAGTCAGGGTCTCGGGCTTTGTGGGAGACTCCTCTGGACCAGGTGAGCCTGCCTTGCCTGGCTGAGTGGCAGCAGGGGCTTCCAGGGCCTGTGGCACAGAGGCCGGCCCCTGCCTGGCCTCTGCTAGGGGCTGGCCACCTGCAGCCTCATTCCCTTGGGACTTGAAATCACCAGGGTGGCCATCTTCTCCAGGTTGTCCTTTCATCAGCTCTTGATGAGGTGCTGGTGAAACCCCCACGGACCGGTCAGTGCAGCTAGAGGAAGACCATGTGTGCCCAGCACTGGGGACAACAGCACCCACGCTGCACTGAGTAGAACTGCCCCCCTCAGGGACAGATGCTGTTGGGGCCTCCCCACAGGCATCTGGGGACAGTTCCGGCCTGGGGTGTTGAACGAGCGGCCAGTCTTTAGGTTCTGCTACTGGGCTCGCCAAGCAAGAGTCCGGAGAGCCCTCAGCAAAGGGCATGGAGGCAGAAGGGCACTCCTGCTCCCAGGGCACTCGTGAGCAGGCCGGCGGAGAACCTTCCAGGCCCCTGGCCTCCTGGGGGCTTTTGCTTGGCTCAGTCACCTCCCGGGACACGATGCATGGGTCCAGGCTGGCAGTACCCTCAGAAGCAGAGCAGGAGCCTCGGTGC encodes the following:
- the TACC2 gene encoding transforming acidic coiled-coil-containing protein 2 isoform X5, translated to MLRAPWKTSPAQSPGSVQPPGRGQNVKGDPENSGSAGHGDLHSTGHRGSCSASEGTASLDPCIVSREVTEPSKSPQEARGLEGSPPACSRVPWEQECPSASMPFAEGSPDSCLASPVAEPKDWPLVQHPRPELSPDACGEAPTASVPEGGSSTQCSVGAVVPSAGHTWSSSSCTDRSVGVSPAPHQELMKGQPGEDGHPGDFKSQGNEAAGGQPLAEARQGPASVPQALEAPAATQPGKAGSPGPEESPTKPETLTLPEPAPRALDRDKCQGEVPPRASADGSGLPGACHPMRSPAGAAQEDDTSSRENCQQQMGALLAHVEPPWDSQSCTPVPGARGSGKENGEACDARGHLQAGGPGSEPGAANPAAADSQPRGALLTSTEPAPPAPTEDKHPASGSAASPTAQASAAAEESSWLTEEMVSGAEMPVLTNLAKKLADAGLAGREKLKSDLRSEGEGLGGNCGEGTAPLPQEDSGEVSVRDQKVQQGVLPPGPTSVSDEKARSTLGPKDEAMAPESPAIAEEESRLPRANSRGQEEVPEPLDGRDPEKPWEEQPGALGCKPSPEVEKDEVSKLSPDVESNVHPSTDSAQPPRREGPGHTNRSGSPPADAVRSSVTCGMMGEAHVVQASGSLPKRPEKELALPPGPDGTGEHILPKEAVWEVLGLQTQCPDPLRDVGGLERMDALPALESEKSDFLLTSAAEVIPKAQEAESPSDTKMRSCPSAWRPSSCAGEGLLTPSGQPCGLGREAAGQEVHADGPHPLEGENLAVDGGLSVLSQERDQQGNPSCDSWPQVAASEGPRVSSENLLQPLQSEPEASVSDMLREKPQQCENEQETYAGSRGFKNLDTDASPTLLPVGPLEDVCLSIHGREEQVSGLDLQGELPEGGLAAAPGLAPRGVVPGSAATEAPELSATVGPASSEPGQDEREGACRGGLPSGVSPPAADASKDSPLEGHLSGEESRCAQQGPNKPQQEWAGVSQAGGRHEEACLRDAELSQATDAQPPLQGLGKTEKASGNTEVTPPCGPDSVALLDAAQGPPAPAPASLRVTPSQDAPDTEACGETQGGGQQPVPALQKEMELPTASDAEAPKLLGSFPVAKDQGADCGAAETGGNAERGELGVQRALEGPTEVALSGGSLHTEQRASPGKEDSTFAPSEPSRAVQLSASCQDAWLPAEEVGGMPGSKVDISAAQAVPDPKRPLPPGPPEEAAPDTPYLHIDGAAGKGAGPRPIEEPLLASRQATSMKLSAGLLTSPSQPGAASVEVSVVQAGSGSPKAGNVEGPAGSIPYLDRAPLLMESKQMTGEEEEARAPGADTRPGGMPVHPISKERLAGGAAREPEGSGEGMVDPPEDPRRGASGGVEASSKQIGMITGFPDFREHITKIFEKSVLRVLTTDRPQSTAGEKAGAEGSLKGEDLTGPCPEKTPGGAQGAAIAPLLAVPSGLGVDTKEKKQELPTEAQLPSLVPQDPAPERLPGSAAPASEPSLPGAGVGKEMTIVPPMVQDGEKPDGAGEAGPGRAGQAPSQQAGVPRERASGASLPTAVLETPGGKAADFQGEPQSHQEGASVPEGRIPPGIYSQDGQPGEDGAWGCAHTRGPSDVPLFTSVLGASSPHSGVSTVAEAVCASGTPAAPGSEQRCGGGALGEPGAPEPEAVEVTATPLEPGLGAGAAGEADGDVTSSTAETATRVAGDLPETGTTRMFSGAAHGDAGCSVGAPGSEDAATLPGASPAGHLPAKEQPGPQPPTPVGGGKVHVSSPPEPDKDRDPRPQTLAPGVLQAERSSPRPGLSTLTSIPEKEAPDAPDEVIPDTARSVGGAERSHVADDVIQPAALEDLENPLLAASSHHRDALSRVSRDVTAQRSSDSEEAFETPESTTPVKAPPAPPPPPPEVTPEPEVSAQPPLEEPGNQGCGSEPASVPDGPRSSSVEGSPFRPPSHSFSAVFDEDKPIASSGTYNLDFDSIELVDDFQTLEPRCSDSKSQECKVNTRRKSTDSVPVSKSTLSRSLSLQASDFDGASCSGNPEAVALAPDAYSTGSSSASSTLKRTKKPRPPSLKKKQTTKKPTETPPVKETQQEPVEENTVPSEENQALETKPELAKTEGSVPALLEETPLEPTAVPKAACPLDPEGAEGAVPPSSGSGRVQNSPPVGRKTLPLATAPEAVEVTPSDSGGQEDSPVKGLSVRLEFDYSEDKGSWDSQQENPPPTKKLGKKPVAKMPLRRPKMKKTPEKLDNTPASPTRSPDEPNDIPIAKGTYTFDIDKWDDPNFNPFSSTSKMQESPTLPQQSYNFDPDACDESIDPFKTSSKTPSSPSKSPASFEIPASAIEANGADGDGLNKPAKKKKTPLKTDTFRVKRSPKRSPLSDPPSQDSTPAATPETPVISAVVHATDEEKLAVTNQKWTCVTVDLEADKQDYPQPSDLSTFVNDTKFSSPTEELDYRNSYEIEYMEKIGSSLPQDDDAPKKQALYLMFDTSQESPVKSPPVRTSESPTPCSGSSFEETEALVNAGAKIQHPVPRGLAPNQEPHLQVPEKSSQKELEAMTLGTASDAIEITAPEGSFASADALLSRLAHPASLCGALDYLEPDLAEKNPPVFAQKLQEELEFAVMRIEALKLARQIALASRSRQDTKREAAHPTDVSISKTALYSRIGTSEVEKPAGLLFQQPDLDSALRIARAEIITKEREVSEWKDKYEESRREVMEMRKIVAEYEKTIAQMIEDEQREKSVSHQTVQQLVLEKEQALSDLNSVEKSLADLFRRYEKMKEVLEGFRKNEEVLKKCAQEYLSRVKKEEQRYQALKVHAEEKLDRANAEIAQVRGKAQQEQAAYQASLRKEQLRVDALERTLEQKRVTINTDMSPSSRQRTRPGRAVSRGRHVARPRRRGNRVAPALRFLNCSSPWGPQADGRASRGAVGGGKRSSFPRTAPASHTPQEKCFLSQFQRPEVPDQSAFGVCTRGSPLPHSPPPPPFPPPLAEALR